In Aegilops tauschii subsp. strangulata cultivar AL8/78 chromosome 3, Aet v6.0, whole genome shotgun sequence, one genomic interval encodes:
- the LOC109757150 gene encoding cytochrome P450 710A1, which translates to MAELLRPADFFDLRAAAPFLAAAVALYFLAEQLSYLRKKGPLPGPSLVVPFLGSAVRMIRDPTGFWDVQAARARESGAGLAADFLFGRFIVFIRDSELSHRVFANVRPDAFHLIGHPFGKRLFGDHNLIYMFGEDHKDLRRRITPNFTPRALSTYAAIQQRVILAHLRRWLDQSAATGEAMPIRVPCRDMNLETSQTVFVGSYLTEKARERFAKDYALFNLGLMTVPVDLPGFAFRRARLAVARLVRTLGECARKSKARMRAGGEPECLVDYWMQETLREMDEAAAAGLPPPAHTDDEEFGGFLFDFLFAAQDASTSSLCWAVSALDSHPDVLARVRAEVAAAWSPESGKPITAEKIQGMTYTQAVAREVVRYRPPATLVTHVAGEPFQLTEWYTVPKGAIVFPSVYESSFQGFTSADAFDPERFFSEARREDVACKRNFLAFGAGAHQCVGQRYALNHLVLFLALFVTVADFRRDRTAGCDEPVYMPTIVPRDGCAVYMEQRCDTFPSF; encoded by the coding sequence ATGGCGGAGCTGCTGCGACCGGCCGATTTCTTTGACCTGCGCGCGGCGGCGCCGTtcttggcggcggcggtggcgctcTACTTCCTGGCCGAGCAGCTGTCCTACCTCCGCAAGAAGGGCCCCCTGCCAGGCCCGTCGCTCGTCGTGCCGTTCCTCGGCAGCGCTGTGCGCATGATCCGCGACCCCACGGGGTTCTGGGACGTGCAGGCGGCGCGGGCCAGGGAGTCCGGCGCCGGGCTCGCCGCGGACTTCCTCTTCGGCCGCTTCATCGTCTTCATCCGCGACTCCGAGCTGTCCCACCGCGTCTTCGCCAACGTCCGCCCCGACGCCTTCCACCTCATCGGCCACCCCTTCGGCAAGAGGCTCTTCGGCGACCACAACCTCATCTACATGTTCGGCGAGGACCACAAGGACCTGCGCCGCCGGATCACGCCCAACTTCACGCCGCGCGCGCTCTCCACCTACGCCGCCATCCAGCAGCGCGTCATCCTGGCTCACCTCCGGAGGTGGCTCGACCAGAGCGCCGCCACCGGCGAGGCCATGCCCATACGGGTGCCCTGCCGCGACATGAACCTGGAGACGTCGCAGACGGTGTTCGTGGGGTCCTACCTCACcgagaaggcgagggagaggttCGCCAAGGACTACGCCCTCTTCAACCTCGGCCTCATGACCGTCCCCGTTGACCTGCCCGGGTTCGCGTTCCGGCGCGCGAGGCTGGCCGTGGCGCGGCTTGTGCGCACGCTCGGGGAGTGCGCGCGGAAGAGCAAGGCGCGTATGCGCGCCGGCGGCGAGCCGGAGTGCCTCGTCGACTACTGGATGCAGGAGACGCTGCGGGAGATGGacgaggccgcggcggcggggctgcCGCCGCCGGCGCACACCGACGACGAGGAGTTTGGAGGCTTCCTCTTCGACTTCCTGTTCGCCGCCCAGGACGCGTCCACGTCCTCGCTCTGCTGGGCAGTCTCCGCCCTGGACTCCCACCCGGACGTGCTCGCCCGCGTGCGCGCCGAGGTGGCCGCGGCCTGGTCGCCCGAGTCCGGCAAGCCCATCACCGCCGAGAAGATCCAGGGGATGACGTACACCCAGGCGGTGGCGCGGGAGGTGGTCCGCTACCGCCCTCCGGCGACGCTGGTGACGCACGTCGCCGGCGAGCCGTTCCAGCTGACGGAGTGGTACACGGTGCCCAAGGGGGCCATCGTGTTCCCGTCGGTGTACGAGTCGTCGTTCCAGGGGTTCACCTCGGCGGACGCGTTCGACCCGGAGCGGTTCTTCTCGGAGGCGCGCAGGGAGGACGTGGCGTGCAAGCGCAACTTCCTGGCCTTCGGCGCCGGCGCCCACCAGTGCGTCGGGCAGCGGTACGCCCTGAACCACCTCGTGCTGTTCCTGGCGCTGTTCGTGACCGTGGCCGACTTCCGGCGGGACAGGACGGCGGGGTGCGACGAGCCGGTGTACATGCCGACCATCGTGCCCAGGGATGGCTGCGCCGTGTACATGGAGCAGCGCTGCGACACGTTCCCATCGTTCTGA